Within the Naumovozyma castellii chromosome 1, complete genome genome, the region AGCCCGTTTCTTTTCAGCGCGCCTCTTAGTCATTTCTTTTTCGCTCTCTTCTCATGGCACATTCGTCCATCCCACCCAAACTGAAAAACAGAAACAGAAACtggaaatgaaaaatttcattcgCATGGTATATATTTCAACTCGTTTTTTTCACTCCCATTCATCGCAACTGAACCGTTTGTCTCCCTCTGCTACATACATTGTCTGCTCCGCTCTCCAGCAATAGATTCAACACCTCCCTAACACTCTCCAGTCAATTTCAACATGTCTGAACAAGAATTACCACCACAATATATCACAGCGTCCAATGACCTAAGATCGGACACTTTCACCACaccaacaaagaaaatgatcGAAGCCGCCATGAATGCTTCCATCGGGGATGCCGTCTACGGGGAAGATGTAGACACCGTCACTTTAGAACAGCACGTTGCCAGGATGGCCGGTAAGGAAGCTGGTATATTTTGTGTCTCTGGTACTTTATCCAATCAAATCGCTATCAGGTCTCATCTATATCAACCTCCATATTCCATTCTTTGTGACTACAGAGCTCATGTCTACACTCATGAAGCCGCTGGGTTGGCTATCTTGTCTCAAGCAATGGTCGTCCCTGTAATTCCATCTAATGGAGACTATATGACTTTGGAAGACATTAAGGCTCATTATATCCCAGATGATGGGGATATTCATGGGGCTCCAACTAGATTGatttctttggaaaacaCTTTACATGGGATCATTTACccattggaagaattagtCAGAATTAAAGGTTGGTGTTTGGAAAATGGACTTAAATTACATTGTGATGGTGCCAGAATTTGGAATGCCGCCGCAGAGACTAAAGTCCCATTGAAACAATTCggagaaatatttgattcCATCTCCATTTGTCTTTCTAAATCAATGGGGGCTCCAATGGGGTCTGTATTGGTCGGTGATGctaaatttattaagaaatgTAATCATTTCAGAAAGCAACAAGGTGGTGGTGTAAGACAATCTGGTATGATGGCAAGAATGGCCCTTTGTAACGTCGATGATGATTGGAGGGGTAAATTACTATATTCTCATAAATTGGCTCATAATTTGGCTAAATTTTGTCAAGAAAAGGGAATCCCATTGGAATCCCCTGCTGATACTAATTTCGTCTTTATCGATTTGAGAAAGGCAATGATGGACCCTGATGTTCTAGTGAAGAAGGGACTTAAATATAATGTCAAATTAATGGGTGGAAGAGTTTCATTCCATTATCAAGTCACTGAACAAACTTTAGAAAAGGTCAAGTTGGCCATCTTGGAAACTTTTGAATACGCAAAGCAACATCCATTCGATCAAAATGGTCCAACCAAAATTTACCGTAGTGAATCTACAGAAATTGATGTCGAAGGGAACGCCATTAGAGAAATTAAAACTTATAAATATTAGTCTCCTATCATTCTCATTCAAACTTTAAACTTAAAACTTAAATTCTAACGCCATCCATTCTAATATGataaatatcttttttcaataatgtaatttataatttcaattctatttgtatttctttattatccGAAggaatttttatttttttcaaaattccCGGACAACTGCGGTGGGTGCAACCTGATTTACCATTCGTTAACAATTAATAAGCATACGTATCCACCCAATCTTTATACTTGTCACACACAATCACTCAAAAACATTCCCtccaatttattttttttaatatcgGATAACATAACTCATTAATGGTTTTCTACAATGATAACGAAACCAATTAAAAGAACATTCATCTACTCGATATTAACAATCCTAATCCTCCTCACATACAGACACACAACAAACAAGATGTCCTCCAAAACTTTActcaatttgaaaaaaccAGTGGTCGTCATTGGGTCCGGATTAGCGGGTCTCACAGCAAGTAACAGATTGGTCTCCAAATATAACATCCCTGTCGTTCTTTTAGATAAAGCCTCATCCATGGGTGGGAACTCCATAAAGGCATCGAGTGGGATCAATGGTGCAGGGACAATCACACAGGAACACTTGCAAGTAAGGGATTCGCCAGAATTGTTCCTCGAAGATACTATCAAATCAGCAAAGGGTAGTGGTGTGCAACCTTTGATGTATAAATTGACTAAGGATTCTAAATCAGCCATTGCGTGGCTACAGGATGAATTCGATTTGAAGTTGGATTTGTTGGCAAGATTGGGAGGCCATTCTCAACCAAGAACTCATAGATCTTCAGGGAAATTACCACCTGGATATGAAATCATTTCTAAATTGTCTTCCAAATTGAAGGATTTACAAAAAGAGAACCCCAAGTTGGTggatattaaattgaatagTAAAGTTGTGGACGTCGCTTTGAATGATAAGGGAGCGGTATCATCCGTTAAATACGTGGATGAACAAGGGAGTGAACATGATTTGGAAACCAGTAATGTGGTTTTTGCATCAGGTGGATTTGGATTCTCCAAGGAAATGTTGAATAAGTATGCTCCacatttgataaatttacCAACAACTAATGGTCAACAAACGACAGGTGATGGACAAATacttttggaaaatttggGTGCCAAGATGATTGATATGAGTCAAATTCAAGTACATCCAACTGGGTTTATTGATCCAAAAAATCGTGAtaacaattggaaattctTGGCTGCTGAAGCACTTAGAGGACTAGGTGGTATATTACTAAATCCATTGACCGGTAAAAGATTCGTTAATGAATTGACTACAAGAGATGA harbors:
- the GLY1 gene encoding threonine aldolase GLY1 (ancestral locus Anc_1.489), producing MSEQELPPQYITASNDLRSDTFTTPTKKMIEAAMNASIGDAVYGEDVDTVTLEQHVARMAGKEAGIFCVSGTLSNQIAIRSHLYQPPYSILCDYRAHVYTHEAAGLAILSQAMVVPVIPSNGDYMTLEDIKAHYIPDDGDIHGAPTRLISLENTLHGIIYPLEELVRIKGWCLENGLKLHCDGARIWNAAAETKVPLKQFGEIFDSISICLSKSMGAPMGSVLVGDAKFIKKCNHFRKQQGGGVRQSGMMARMALCNVDDDWRGKLLYSHKLAHNLAKFCQEKGIPLESPADTNFVFIDLRKAMMDPDVLVKKGLKYNVKLMGGRVSFHYQVTEQTLEKVKLAILETFEYAKQHPFDQNGPTKIYRSESTEIDVEGNAIREIKTYKY
- the OSM1 gene encoding fumarate reductase (ancestral locus Anc_1.490); its protein translation is MITKPIKRTFIYSILTILILLTYRHTTNKMSSKTLLNLKKPVVVIGSGLAGLTASNRLVSKYNIPVVLLDKASSMGGNSIKASSGINGAGTITQEHLQVRDSPELFLEDTIKSAKGSGVQPLMYKLTKDSKSAIAWLQDEFDLKLDLLARLGGHSQPRTHRSSGKLPPGYEIISKLSSKLKDLQKENPKLVDIKLNSKVVDVALNDKGAVSSVKYVDEQGSEHDLETSNVVFASGGFGFSKEMLNKYAPHLINLPTTNGQQTTGDGQILLENLGAKMIDMSQIQVHPTGFIDPKNRDNNWKFLAAEALRGLGGILLNPLTGKRFVNELTTRDEVTAAIQKQCDKYNNITLLVMSEKVYENYKNNMDFYISQNLIKKTTIGQMVQDFKLPITENEIINDLQTFSSSDFIDPFGRSSIINTFGDNLKEESTVYVGEVTPVVHFTMGGAQINEKSQVIGNDGTALAPGLYAAGEVSGGVHGSNRLGGSSLLECVVFGRTAADNIASLF